A genomic window from Chlorobium phaeobacteroides DSM 266 includes:
- a CDS encoding DUF2442 domain-containing protein, with amino-acid sequence MRIAELHPQPDWVLSIVSEDGRVGRFDVTPYLEYEAFEELRDHGEFIKVINGGYFVEWECGADLSADTIEAQWKVVGKAEQQNTV; translated from the coding sequence ATGAGAATTGCAGAACTACATCCACAACCTGATTGGGTGTTGTCAATTGTTTCGGAAGATGGCCGTGTTGGTCGTTTTGATGTCACTCCTTATCTGGAATATGAAGCGTTTGAAGAGCTTCGTGACCATGGTGAATTCATAAAGGTAATCAACGGAGGATACTTCGTCGAATGGGAGTGTGGTGCGGATTTGTCAGCGGACACAATTGAGGCGCAATGGAAGGTTGTTGGTAAAGCAGAGCAGCAGAACACTGTCTGA
- a CDS encoding DUF4160 domain-containing protein, whose translation MPTISMFYGILIRMFFRDAEKHHVPHIHADYQGNVAVYSIPEGTLLAGLLPPNKHKLVVAWIEIHHEDLLADWNLAVNGKKPFPIKGLDQ comes from the coding sequence ATGCCCACGATTTCAATGTTTTACGGGATTCTTATTCGGATGTTTTTTCGGGATGCCGAGAAACATCATGTACCGCACATACATGCAGATTATCAGGGAAACGTTGCAGTGTACTCTATCCCTGAAGGAACGCTATTGGCAGGTTTACTGCCACCGAACAAACACAAGCTGGTAGTTGCTTGGATCGAGATTCATCACGAAGATTTATTGGCTGACTGGAATTTGGCAGTAAATGGAAAGAAACCATTTCCGATAAAGGGACTTGATCAATGA